The segment CAGAAGTATTTGTTCACAAatttatgacttttaaaaagtttagtgACCTGCCAGTTTCTAGAGGAGATTTCATctattaagttgtttttttaaatagttttgaacGTGTTTGTTATTAATAACACACTTTATTTGACCAGTATTACCAAAACCTTAACATTTGAAACTATTATATTGGGGATATAAGGAAACATACCTGAATGGTTTATAAATGATCAGtcataaatagttttaaatattgttcTAAGTAGTTATTCGATGTTAATGATCATCTAAATGTTGCAGAGTTCTGCAGAAATGTCGAGTCAGAGAGAGGACGCTGCAGGTGCTTCTCCTGCTGACCTTCCCAGTCTGGAAACACTCGACTCTCCTACAGGTCTGAGCTCTATTACAGCACTTCAGAGACTATTAGTAATTGAATTATTACCACAGTggcagttttaattttaattatccttgtgtgtgtgtgtcagggagtCCTCCTGCCGCCTCATTATCCAGCCTGATGGAGCTGGAAAACTGTGTCTCCAACCTGAGCCTTGCTCATGAGATCGTGGTGAACAGAGACTTCCACTTCAAACCTCCGAGCGCTGCCACCAACAGGTACAACATGTTTCACTCCACCTTAAGCTGCTCGTATAAGCTGAATTCACCTCTCCTTGTCCCGACTCAGCCTGGAGGGCAGAGTGAAGGACATCGTCTACCAGGTGTTCTGGGACAGTCTTCAGGAGCAGCTGAGCAGCGATCCTCCAAACTACAGCCACGCTCtcgttctgctgcaggaggtcAAAGCTGTGAGTTCAGAAGAAAACGCCGCAGTTAAACTCTGCAAACGGCAGCGTCAGCGCCGAGTCCTGTGTAACGTTACTGAAATATGacgaagctgaagctgaaagaagcagggCACGAGCTAAAGGTTCCAAACCCTAGCTAAAAGGGGCAAATCTCTgcctaaaagtggcaaaatgatagctaaaggtagctcaaagctaaaagtaacaaaaggttagcttaaagtagcaaaaggctcattagaagctaaaagctgcagaaggtTAGCTTAAAACTAAAGGTTACAAAAGGTgaactaaaagcttaaagtagcaaaatgctagctgacAGTAtccaaaggctaactaaaagtaacaaaaggctaaataaagttacacaactgtagctaaaactaaaagtagcagaagaagttttaaaattcaaattcaaaaatacttcattGATCCCAGAGGAGAattaaataaagagaataaTTTGAATAGGTCTCAAAgtatttctatgggggaaatatttgtaagtaaaatgtaatattttgaacagaataaaagtttcacaaacagcagccgtctcctgattgagctgaacCTTGTCACACACGAATGGCTAAACAAACACAACGTCTACAGAAGTAATTGGatcacaaaacaaatacagaaaaataatgaacagGAAAATGACAGCCGGCGTTTATACGACCAGATTACAGGAAGCTTTTTATTTGCCCTCAGATGCTGGCGTCGCTGCTGTTGCCCGGACATGTCAGGCTGAGGTCTCAGCTGGACGAGGTTCTGGACATGGAGCTGATCCAGCAGCAGGTCCATCACGGAGCCCTCCACCTCCACCGACTGGCAGGATTCATTACAAGCACCATGGCGTCTTTATGCGCTCCGGTTCGAGACCCCGAGGTCAGAGCTCTGCGGGACCTCAAGGACCCTGTGGAGCTCCTTAGGTAGAAACAGGATGCCGTCCCATGATTACCCAAATATCAACAATACTTTACATACTCGTTACCTTTTCACCAAATagtttgattttagtttatgttaaaAGTGACATAGATTACTAGAGATGCTCGGGTTATTCTTGATATTCCAGTTCTTTAAAAACGTAGAAAAATTAAAGGacttcattgaaggaatgcatatcacccgcctcctttcatgccggagtttaAACTGAGTTCATCTCATGTTAAAAAGGATGAAGTTACAATGATTTTGGTTATTActgtgattagctgtggtggccatcttcccTGCTCTCAGAGACAATGTGTTactgaaagttgtttttcctCAGGGAGATCTTCCGTGTCTTGGGGCTGATGAAGACCGACATGGTGAACTTCACCATCCAGAGCCTGAGGCCTCACCTCCTGCAGCAGGCCGTTCAGTACGAGAGACTCAAGTTCCAGCAGATCCTGGACAAACAGCCTGGTGGGGAGGAGTTATAATGAGACAGCCATCCCCGGCACATACTCTGAAAATAACGTTTTGCATAATCTGATACGATGTCACAAGCTCAGAGTTTGAACAGCGACAAGGCCGTCATGTCTGGCCTCAGTCTGAAAGTTACTTTTCCAGTTTCATGAAGTTGCTTTTGCCCTCAGCTTCTCTCGACAACACAGACGCTTGGCTTCAGGCGGCAGCATCAGAGGAGACGGCAGCCTTCAGAGCTCGGCGGGATTTTCCCAGACCTGACAGCCGAGGTCTCCCCCGCCCCACCGCCGTCCTGAACCGGGCCTACATGTGCCTGCTCCGCTGGGACCCGCGGCACCAGAACTATCCAGAGGTCAGCAGCAGCCTGAGAAATTATATCTCTCCCTACACCTCTCATTACACCGGCTGATGTTTTATGGATTACGAGGGAATATTCGGTGCACTCTCCCTCAGCAGGCTGGATGTTAAAGCATGTGACAAGACATTAGAGCTCGTGTAGAACAGCAGCTCCAAAGCTCATTTATTAGATGTATCAACACAGATCTGTCAGAAGAGCTCAAATACTCAAGGATCAGCAGCAGATGTGTCTGTTCGGTTATCACCCACCACCGAAAGGCCACggatgtttctgcctgtgtcttttatcaaaatatcttaagAACCAGTGGtccaatttaaatgaaactcacagaaagtaatcagttttGAGATAAGATTCGGTGTGGTTGTTGTTAAGAGTcattctctgagtgctacacTTTGTGTAAGATCTTTGCAGAAGGCTTTAGCATAGATATTcagtctgttagctaaatatctcatgagccactggatggattttattgaaactttcagacaggaatcactggatgtccaTCCACAAGTGATACACCTTTGGAGTCAttctgattaaagatggctttcacagctaatcgacattagttaacacaaaaatggccataactcaggtAAAtatacagatatggagctaaactttggtgtggtagtagctgagactcattcacaacacgtactctgagtgaGCCATCCCACgatattataaaatgtttatttcaaggtttgaaacAGCTCCGActccgtcatttctcagcagaagatgatcttaatctaaaactctggcatgaaaggtggagggtgatgtggttttctttcatttgaatttggttttgtataaaaaataaactaaaaatctttgttttccatttaagaAATCCCTTCTGTAGAATACCTGATGCACCTTCCCACTTTAGATCTTTCAGGAAGCCGTTTGTGGTTCTGAGGTGAACTCGTTTTTCCTCCCACGTACAGACGGTGCTGATGGATCGGGCCCGTTTGGACGATCTGAGTCGGCGGCTCCACGTGTTGGTCCTGGAGGCGTCGGTGCTGCTCCTGACCAGCGCTCAGTTCGGGGGTGTCGTTTTCTCCCTGCGCGGGTTTGTAGCTAAACTCCGTCAGTCCGTCGCTGCCCTGCTGGAGGGCAGTCACACCAGGTAAGAGGGGGATGGGCTGATGCATGTACCGGCTGTCATGGGGAACAGGTATCGTATGAGAGGGACACCATCGGAGGTGACAGGAGGCGACCAGCTTGTCAGAGCAGATCCAGCTAACctcattctttctgtttaaGAGACGCCTTGTCATGATTATTGGATGACTGTAGAGCAGCAGCTTGTGATCATCAAGGTCTGctcagtttggtccaagctgcAGAGAAATATCCGATTCTTTCAACAAACACACCTTTAACTCATTTAGGCAGCTTCTGAAAGAGCTACTcttaatttaatcaaataaaattaaaccgTGTGTTTTTAACTTGAAATACGGTGCtgtgaaaaaaagtatttgccctttttataaatttcttctgtttttacatttttgccacACTTACACGTTTCAGACCGTCAAACAAATGTTGAAAACTTACAAACATAACCTGAGTAAACCAAAGAAATGCAGgttttaaatgatgattttatttattaaaggaaaaatgttttccaacCCAATCTGGCTCTGTGTGAAACTGTCCCCTAAAGCTAATAACTGGATATCCCACCCTTGGCGACAGAAACTTTAAACCCTGTTTGTGAGAACGGGCGATGAATGTTCCCCATCACgttgttctgctgcagaactcAAGTGAACTGATGACCCGACAGGATCCTGATCTCCTTCAGGACTTTTAGTAGACGCCAGaattcatgttttcatcaatTACATCAAGTTGTccaggtcctgaagcagcaaagcagccccagaccatcacactaccaccaccgtgTTCGACTgtcagaatcttttttttccccaaaagtcTTCGGGATCATCAAGATGTTTTTATGGGAAATGTGCGACGGACCTTTGTGCTCTTTTTGCCCAGCGGTGGTTTTAGTTTTGGAATTCTTCCATGGAGGCCATTTTTACCCTTTGTCCCTTTCTTATTGTTGAATCATAAACTCTGACCTTAACTTTAGAGGTTCTGGGTTCTTTTAAAACCTCCTGGAGTGATGTTGGTCAGCCGGCTGCTCCTGGGAAGGTTCATCACTGTTCagtattttctccttttgtcgATGTTGACTCCATTTAAGGGATTTCTTGACTCTACGGGTCTGGCAGTGATCAGGCCTGAGTGAGGCTGGGAAAACTGAACTTAggtttccaaaaaagaaaaaccacaatTCACAATTTAACAATGAAAGCAGTTACTTCTCCACATCTGGCCAGGTTGGTTTggacagctttttgtttccttttaataaatgaaattgGGTTATCTTTGGCTGATATTAACGTGTTTggtgatctgaaacatttaaacatgaccgaaaaataaatacaaagtcaaaaagcagaagaaatctGTCAGGTCTATGAGCGGGTGAAGGTTTTAACTGTAGGCTCTGGTGCTCCAGGGAAGCTGACCTGAAGAGGGCCCTATTGGAGCTCGGTGGGACAGTTCTGCAGCAGGTGACAGAAGCTCTGAGCgcccgaggaggaggaggaggaggactgccTCAGGAGAGCCAGGATCTGCTGAGAGGACAAATATCCGATCTGTGGAAGAACAACAACCCTGTTCGCACACTTATAGGTCAGGCATGAACCCAAGAGGAAACCAGGCATTTCCAGTATTGGTGGATTCTGACTTTAAAGAAACGTAAATACTTTGATGTAACTGACCCATTTTAAGTTATAGAAAATGTTTCTATAAAAAGAAGAGCTGCAGTAAGCTTGGGTTCAGGGATGAACCgtttttgctgtaaaatctAAACACATCCTTTTAACACCAAAAAACTGCAAACTTTTTCCGTCACGCATTACGTCCCGTTTATGTGCTTTTAAACTTGCATGCTCGCTGCTGTGtaacatttccttttctttcaatCAACCACAGGAGAAAGAGTTCAGGGCTTCCTCCTGGCCACGCTGCAGGGCGGCTCGCCTAAAAGGAGTCCAGAGCTGCCTTTTCCCCTCGGGCTGGTGAGAGCGGAGTTAGCAGAGCTAGGGACAGCCTTTGGGCAAATTGTCCGCTTCAACCAAACCGTCTTTGGTCCCTTCTATGCACCCATCctcaggaagctgctgctgccgcctgGAGAGGCCGAGACTGCCGAGGACTCGCGCTAAACTGAGGGTGACCTGAACGTGTCTTTTTAGATTGTAAATATGGTGAACTAGAACTGTTCGGGGGAAAAGCTTGAGGTCAGTCGTGAgacttaaaacataaaacggTGCAGatggatttacttttttttttcttttgtttaattgacATTTACAGTTTCCAAAACTAGAATATTTTCTTGGATTCCAGGACTTAAAGTCCGAGTAAAAGAATGAGGcagtgaaacacaaaacatggaGTAATGTTgggcagcagaaagaaacagactCATTTAGAACATATTACAACCCTAATGCTGACAAAACTGTGACGTTgtgtaaagtgtaaataaaaccagaatgcaatgatttgcaaagctcataaacccatattttatttacattggaACATGGGAAAtatatcagatgtttaaactaaaagaatgtacatttttttgtgggaaaaaaggtaattttgaatctttaaaaaagtttttttttttttttttttaataacaaccCAGAAACGTTTAGGAaccgaggagagcagctgctggaggttatAGAGGGAAACGTTgccccattcttgtctgatgtagaaTCCAGGCAGGACACTGAAACATCTGGCTTagtctctgcctgatagagctttaagcagcatttgtggacgacAGGGTGATCagtgtttacagacgatgatctgtggaagtgtttttaatgcagaagatcaccaacatccaatactgacttacaaaactcaaaattacctcttttttttttttaatggtacaatttcttagttttattatttgatatgtttactgtgttccatcaGGGATAAGAAATGGGTTTGTgtgattttcaaatcattgcgttttgtttttatttacatttttacccaACGTCCCGACAGATTAGGGCTGTAAACAAGAACCAAAGAAATAAGATTTTGTACATATTAAGCTTTACTGTGTAGCTCGGTGTCTGATGACTGTTCATGTTGATGATATACCAAAGACATTAagcactttttttattcatttcttttccatttttctttatttgcaccTTTGATCataaaccaaaaatatattGTTTCCTCCTTTTGTTAATATTAGAGGGGAGTGTGGTTCTAAACAGTGatatatttgtaaacaaagtgaATCATTGTAATAGTTCATACAGCCATTAAAACAACACGCATTACAgagcaaacaaatgaaaatacacGTGTTAAAATCTCTCcaagttgaaacaaaaacaacttaaaacagtGAGAGGATTTACTTCAAACGAGCTGAGTGAAACcaaactgtttgtcttttagatgATTCTTAGAAAAAGTGGTCATTTCtagcttcttctttttaataaaataactagAAAGGTTTAGAtacatattgttgttttatatcGACATTTAATTTGGggcaaaaaactatttttttgtttatttacatgataattcttgttgtttttttaatcgaTGGGACAATTAAGCAGACAATAATGAGAAGATGTTGTTTTGTTCCCTTTGTAAAagaaatttatataaaaagtgtGTTgcttatattatattatattatataatcCACCACAGTGAACCAGGAGCATTAAAGTTTTGTACATAAGTTTCTgaatttaagacatttttactgAACTTTAAATTGAAATGAGCTTCAGTGAATTTCCAGATGGACGTTTCTCTCTTCTGTCTTTATAGTTTCTGTCTcgcttctttagtttttattgagtAATTCTTTATAATTCAggagttaaagttaaaaacaaacaaactgtagtTTGAAAGCAGCTGACTCAGTTATAATTATAAACAAGTGTAAATAACCGTACATGCCAATAACCTTCTGAGGTAAATCATGACAAGTTTGgccaaaatgtacattttatttagctttaaaggTGGACCCAatcttcagtttattgttttttaatcagagtTGTTGAGTTTTTAATGGaaatttgtgtgatttttttttaacaaactactCTCGTTTTGTTGCTAATAACGATATTACAAGAACAAACCAGACAAAACGTTCAGTGTGATGGATTGTAACCTCAACATTCGAGTTCAAGAATGAGCTCAAATATTTCCtcatcaaattaaaatcagatACTCTCCGGTAGAGAACTTTAGCCAAAGGAAGACATTTTTACACCAGCCATTTAAGTTttaagacttgttttttttttgttttttttacgaGCTGTGTTAGGTAACAACATGCAGAAAACATTGGCAATGCTCCTTTAACTTAGATGTGTGCAGTCACAAACGTTCAGAAAGCCTCAAACACTTTGTTGTTTCagagaaaatatataaaccGCTGCATCATAAGGATTCTTTTGAACCCGTTTCCTAAATTACATCTGCagttttctgatttaaatactcaaaaatacatatttttaacttttagtcgAGCACAAGAATTGTGTTCAGTGAGGACGAAGTAGAATGACGCAGCAATGCTGATGAGTGTTTTCCAGAGATCAGCAAGCGCTCAACTCTGCAACTTGAAAGTAATAAAGTACACGAGAGGCACGAACTGGGCTAATCGTTTGTTTAGATTAGACGCTGCGCCACCCACTAATCTCTGCAGCGGGGGAAACAATGAAAGCACAATTGTACAATAATTACCATCTTGTAATGTCACTTTTGATTTCAAACAGCTGGTGTAATGTGCCTGTTTTTGACTGCTCAGCCATGTAAAGAAAATCAATGCTGACAACAGACTGGAGAggaattgttttgtctttgtattatttaatgTCATTAATATAATATTGCTTTGAAATTTGAAacagtttcacattttttccAGAGACAAACCACACTCTGTCCACCAACGTGGCCAAAGCATCGTATGCTggtacagtttcttttttttcttcttcttcttcccttcTACATTTTATTACCCTTTAACAATTCCCACTGTTACTATCTTCAGTAGACCTGGATCAATAGAAATGCTCATTAATGGACTATTTTATTACCGGTCTACAGAGCTCTACACATTACAGTTCCTATATGACAAGATCAGTAAGTCACATGAAGGCCGGGAAATAGACTTGGCCTTTCTGATTGACCTTTCTCGAGACAGGAGTGATATACAGGTCCTGTTTAGTCAGTGACGTGGCACCACGAGTTACCTTTTGGCTGTGAGTGGATTCATCTCAGGAGCAGTGGAGGAGACACGGAGTGAGATTTAAATGTCAGAGTAGCGCTGGTTGGCCCCTGCACGTTGCTCAAGCTTACGTCTCAGCTTCTctctctattttcttttttttttttttcttgtcttctgCTTTGCATACTAACTaaacacacgcaaacacactcGCATCGGCTGCTCCCCGCCAACTCACAGCTTGGTATCCGGAAACTTGAACGCCGGGGCGAGCTACACAAGGAGAACacgaatgttaaaaaaaagactggtaCATGCACAGCCATAACATgccacccaaaaaaaaacaacaaaaaaaaaaacttgctttaaATAGCTGCTGTTCATTAAAGTGTAATGCTTTTTATATTGTGCATCCATACTAGAGCAGGTCGTCCTGGTGACACACAAAATGGAGGAACGTGTGTGACAAAATGTGAGGACAGTGGCAAAATGGAGGGATGAGGATGAATCGTGGAATTAGCGCATGAACAAAGagagaggaaacacaaaaaggggGGCAGATGAGTGAGAGGAGAC is part of the Kryptolebias marmoratus isolate JLee-2015 linkage group LG4, ASM164957v2, whole genome shotgun sequence genome and harbors:
- the LOC108231536 gene encoding T-complex protein 11-like protein 1 isoform X1, whose translation is MSSQREDAAGASPADLPSLETLDSPTGSPPAASLSSLMELENCVSNLSLAHEIVVNRDFHFKPPSAATNSLEGRVKDIVYQVFWDSLQEQLSSDPPNYSHALVLLQEVKAMLASLLLPGHVRLRSQLDEVLDMELIQQQVHHGALHLHRLAGFITSTMASLCAPVRDPEVRALRDLKDPVELLREIFRVLGLMKTDMVNFTIQSLRPHLLQQAVQYERLKFQQILDKQPASLDNTDAWLQAAASEETAAFRARRDFPRPDSRGLPRPTAVLNRAYMCLLRWDPRHQNYPETVLMDRARLDDLSRRLHVLVLEASVLLLTSAQFGGVVFSLRGFVAKLRQSVAALLEGSHTREADLKRALLELGGTVLQQVTEALSARGGGGGGLPQESQDLLRGQISDLWKNNNPVRTLIGERVQGFLLATLQGGSPKRSPELPFPLGLVRAELAELGTAFGQIVRFNQTVFGPFYAPILRKLLLPPGEAETAEDSR
- the LOC108231536 gene encoding T-complex protein 11-like protein 1 isoform X2 — encoded protein: MSSQREDAAGASPADLPSLETLDSPTGSPPAASLSSLMELENCVSNLSLAHEIVVNRDFHFKPPSAATNSLEGRVKDIVYQVFWDSLQEQLSSDPPNYSHALVLLQEVKAMLASLLLPGHVRLRSQLDEVLDMELIQQQVHHGALHLHRLAGFITSTMASLCAPVRDPEVRALRDLKDPVELLREIFRVLGLMKTDMVNFTIQSLRPHLLQQAVQYERLKFQQILDKQPASLDNTDAWLQAAASEETAAFRARRDFPRPDSRGLPRPTAVLNRAYMCLLRWDPRHQNYPETVLMDRARLDDLSRRLHVLVLEASVLLLTSAQFGGVVFSLRGFVAKLRQSVAALLEGSHTREADLKRALLELGGTVLQQVTEALSARGGGGGGLPQESQDLLRGQISDLWKNNNPVRTLIGERVQGFLLATLQGGSPKRSPELPFPLGLEAAAAAWRGRDCRGLALN